The Oxyura jamaicensis isolate SHBP4307 breed ruddy duck chromosome 26 unlocalized genomic scaffold, BPBGC_Ojam_1.0 oxy26_random_OJ71367, whole genome shotgun sequence genomic interval GCCCTGGGAGGGGGTCTCCAAGAGCCACCCCTGGGTGATGGGTGGGGGGGATCAGCCACCGGGGGGTGACcaccctgtgtccccccccgtccccgcagcTTCACCATCTGCCACAAGACAGAGGTGGTGAGGAACACGCTGAACCCGGTCTGGCCGGCCTTCGCCATCCCCGTGCGCGCCCTCTGCAACGGCGACTACGACCGGTGAGCCCCCGGCGCCTCGGCACCACGGGGCCACCCCGCGCccgctccccctcctcctgcctcaggCTCCCCATCTGAGCAATGGGTCAGCGCCCGGCACGGTGcccccccggcacagccccccccggcacggccccccccggcacggccccggtgCCGGCTCCCGGTGAGCGGTGGCTCGGCGTcgcgctgccgccgccggcTTGGCCCCGTGTCGGACGTTGCTGTGGCAACAGCAGATAAAAATATCCCACCGAAAagggccgaggaggaggaggaggaggaggaggaaggagaaaaggccCACGGAGGCGTCAAAACAAACTCGCCGGGAGCGGGCGCTGgggctgtccctgctgtccccgctgccacccccggCATGGGGCAGGGCGAGCGCGGGGCGCGTCCGGGGGTGCCAGCCGTGACCCCCCCGCTCCTTGCAGGGCCATCAAGGTGGAGGTGTACGACTGGGACCGTGACGGCAGGTgagccggggcggggggggagccCGGGGCCACCCGCCACGTCCCCGCGCCCCAGGTGATGGTgacccccccgccccgcagccACGACTTCATCGGCGAGTTCACCACCAGCTACCGGGAGCTGGCGCGGGGGCAGAGCCAGTTCAACGTCTACGAGGTGAGGAGGGGGGACAGGGCGCgggggtggctgctggggcacCGGGGTGCCCCCACTGCACCCACGGCTGCTGCACCCCCGGGTGTCACGGCCCTGGGGTGCCCCTGCTGCACCCTGGCGCCGCGGCTCCCGGCCGaagcggggccgccccccccccgccccgcagtgcccccccggccccccctcTCGCTGGTGCACAACCCGCGGAAGAGGTTTAAGAACAAGATGTACCACACCTGGGGGCGGGtgtgggcggggggggggggcgtggggcgCCGCCGCCGTCCTGCTCAGCCCCTGTCCCTGGCAGGTGACGCTGCTGTCCTTCGCCGTGGAGTCCGACCACACCTTCCTGGACTACATCAGGGGCGGGTGAGCCTCGGCAGCCCCCGGTGAAATGGGCCCAGCTGGGGTGCCCAGAGCGGGTCCCTCGGGTCCCTCGGTGCCGAGGGAGGGTGCCCTGAccgggctgggggcacggcCAGTCCTTGGGCCTCCCGCCTGCTCCTCAGAGCCGCTTTCCCCCTCCCAGGACCCAAATCAACTTCACGGTGGCCATCGACTTCACCGCGTCCAACGGTGAGCGGGGCCGCTGGCTACTTCCCGGGGGCTCGTTACGGTGACGCGTTTGGGTCGgggggcacagcaccaggggctgatccccccccccccccccggtgcagGCAACCCCTCGCAGTCCACCTCGCTGCACTACCTGAGCCCCTACCAGCTCAACGCCTACACCATGGCGCTCAAGGCGGTGGGCGAGATCATCCAGGACTACGACAGTGACAAGATGTTCCCGGCGCTCGGCTTCGGCGCCAAGATCCCTCCGGACGGGCGCGTGTCCCACGAGTTCCCGCTGGTGAGGCTGAGCCCCCGGGgtgctgtgggggggggggaggtggtggCGGCGGCGCCCCCGTCACCCGGCGCCGTGCCCGCAGAACGGCGACGCGGCCAACCCCTCGTGCAGCGGCATCGAGGGCATCCTGGAGGCCTATCACCGGAGCCTGCGCAGCGTCCAGCTCTACGGCCCCACCAACTTCGCTCCCGTGGTCAACCACGTGGCGCGGTAAGGACGGGGACGTCCCGGCCCTGAGTCCCCCCCCGGCAGCGGGGGTTGTgcccggcccccccgccccgcgctcACCGGCTGTCCCGCAGCTCGGCCGCGGCGGTGCCCGACGGCTCCCAGTACTTCGTGCTCCTCATCATCACCGACGGCGTCATCTCGGACATGGCGCAGACCAAGGAGGCCATCGTCAACGTGAGTCCTgcgccgcggggctggggggggtgcAGTGCCCAGCTGGGTGCGTGGGGTGCCCCAAAACGCTGGGGTGAGGCTGGGTGCacgggctggggacagggggtgcCCCAAAGCACCAGGGTGCGCTCCCTGCCAAGGGACACCCCAGGGTATTGGGGTGCAATGATCGGCCGGGCGCAgggggtgccctgtgctggggtGCTCCAACCAGGCAGaagctcggggggggggggggcaggatcCTGGTGCACAAGCAGAGGCTGGGGTGCAGGGTGCAGTAACCAAATACGTGAgcttt includes:
- the LOC118158340 gene encoding copine-5-like, with protein sequence HRGHCAPSPPQQGHPCHRVPPPHCRSHRGIPGKKCGTIILLAEELGNCRDVATLQFCANKLDKKDFFGKSDPFMVFYRSNEDGTFTICHKTEVVRNTLNPVWPAFAIPVRALCNGDYDRAIKVEVYDWDRDGSHDFIGEFTTSYRELARGQSQFNVYEVTLLSFAVESDHTFLDYIRGGTQINFTVAIDFTASNGNPSQSTSLHYLSPYQLNAYTMALKAVGEIIQDYDSDKMFPALGFGAKIPPDGRVSHEFPLNGDAANPSCSGIEGILEAYHRSLRSVQLYGPTNFAPVVNHVARSAAAVPDGSQYFVLLIITDGVISDMAQTKEAIVNVSPAPRGWGGCSAQLGAWGAPKRWGEAGCTGWGQGVPQSTRVRSLPRDTPGYWGAMIGRAQGVPCAGVLQPGRSSGGGGAGSWCTSRGWGAGCSNQIRELFLSSAPSSHAPGRRIGSALPSNSAAGQGRR